CACAGTGTGGGCAGGCAGAGGGCGGAGATACCACGCTTTCACCCTTGGGAACACGCGCAATCACTACGTTGGCAAAGCTCCCCAGTAGTAGCCCAAACAGGCCTCCGATGAGTGCAATGATGAGCGGTGACATGGGCTTTCCTTTGTGTAGAACATTTAGCGATACAAGGCGGCAGTCCATTGATAGCGTAGGGGCATGACGCCTTTGGAATCATTAGAACCTGGCCAGCGCGTGATCGTCGGAGGTGACCGTGTGGTCACGGTCTCTGATGAGCTCGCGGCAGCTTTTGCACCCGGAGATGCTTTATTTGTGACCTCCCTAGGGGAGTTGGTCCATGTCCCCGCCGGACCGCGTAATGCAGCCGCAACGGCGGTTGATGGTGCCGTTACTGCCTTTAGTCGGATGGCAACCGTGACAGATGAGCAGATTAGTACCTTCTTCCTCGCATTTGCCGATGCGTTAGCCGATGACAGGACCTTCGCACCTATTGCAGCAGCGAATGCAGATGATGTGGCATTGGCCAGATCCTTGGGTCAGTCCACTGTCCGGCTCGTGCTCAGCGAAACTATGCGTGATGACATGATTGCTGGCCTACGCGGGTGGGCACATCTAACAACACACGAAGAGCCACTGAGCACCATTCCTCACGCCCAAGGGTGGGAAGTTACCTTGCATAAAGCACCATTGGGTGTCGTTGGCTTTGTGTTTGAAGGTCGCCCAAACGTATTTGCCGATGCGTGTGGCGTCTTACGTACGGGAAATACTGTTGTATTCCGTATAGGGAGTGCGGCGCTTGGCACGGCGCGGGCTGTCTTGAAATATGCACTTGAACCGGCCATTCAGGCTGCTGGTCTTCCCGCAGGCTGTGTGGGATTGGTTGATTCAGCAACCCGTGAGGCTGGATATGCCCTGGTTAGTGATGACCGGTTGGGGCTTGTCGTGGTGCGCGGGTCAGGACGTGCGGTTCGGATGCTGGGCGATGTAGCGAGGAGCGCGGGGAACCAAGTGTCGTTACATGGGCGCGGTGGTGCGTGGATGTTGATTGCACCTGGAGCAGACCCGGAACGGGTCCGTGGAGCCATTTGGCGAAGCTTAGACCGCAAAGTGTGCAATACCTTAAATACGATTGTGTTGATTGGCCAAACCCATGCCGATGCGGTCCTTGCTGGCCTTGAAGATGCCCAATCGAAGGCCGGGAAAGCCCTGAAGCTACATGTCCACGCCAGTGCTGACCACCTATTTGGCCCACAGTGGCGGGCAGAAGTTCCTATTGCACGTAGTGAAGGCGATGTCATTGAACCCCAACTGGACGCCATTGAAACGGATGCTATCGGGGATGAATGGGAATGGGAACACTCACCTGAGGTGACCGTGGTGATGGCTGAAACAGCTGAGGAAGCGACCACCTGGCTAAATACCTACTCCCCTGCCTTTGTGGTGAGCGTGCTCAGCGATGACAACCAAGAAGCTGAAGCCATCCGTGCCCAAGTGAATGCTCCCTTTGTAGGGAATGATTTTACCCGTTGGGTAGATGGCCAATATGCCCTTAATGAACCCGAACTGGGATTAGGGAACTGGGAATTGGGGCGTCAAATCGGCCGCGGGGCCTTACTGACAGGCGCAGGGGTCTATACAGTCCAAACTCGCGCCCATATGGACGCGAGGGATATTCACCGGTAAGGCTAGGCCCGGCCACTGGACTGCGGTATTTACACATCGAGTGCGGCATAGGCCGCATTTGCCTCAATCCATTCGCGGCGCGATGCGGCGCTTTTACCCATCAGCAGTTCAAATGTCGCATCTGCCCGCTCGGCATCACCTGGCTTGACTTGCAGTAATGTACGCCGAGCCGGGTCCATGGTGGTCGTCCATAGGTGTTCGGGGTCCATTTCACCGAGCCCCTTAAAGCGTGACACTTCAACCCCTTTCGGGTCTTTGGGATCAGTTTTAAAGACGGTTCGCAAGAGTCGATCACGTTCGGCATCACTCATCGCATACGCTACGTCCGTTTTCTTTTTCAACTGATACAACGGTGGCTGGGCTAAGTAGATATAACCGCCTTCGATTAACTGGGGCATCAGTCGATGGAAGAACGTCAGTAAAAGCGTGGTGATATGACCACCATCAACATCAGCATCCGCCATCAAAATGACCTTGTGGTAGCGCAGCCCTGAAAGGTCAAATTCGGGTTCGATACCTGTTCCAATTGCCTTGATAAGGTTTTGAATCTCCTCATTAGCGAGAACCGACCGAACCTGCGCTTTTTGAACATTCAAGACTTTGCCTCGTAGGGGCAAAATGGCCTGGGTATCTCGATTGCGTCCTTGTTTAGATGAACCGCCAGCGGAATCACCTTCGACGATATAAAGCTCACTTACTTCAGGGTCGCGGCTAGAGCAATCGGCTAATTTGCCGGGAAGTCCGGCACTTTGGCTGTCGAGAATACCTTTACGCCGTGTCAGATCTCGAGCAGCTTTGGCCGCTTCACGTGCCTTTGCTGCAATGGTGGCCTTGGTAACGATCGCTCGACCTTCACCATTGTGTTTCTCAAGCCAGGCGGCTAAGTCCTCGTTGACCACACGTTCCATGAACCGTCGGGCTGAAGCTGATCCCAAACGACCTTTCGTCTGGCCTTCAAATTGTGGATTCCCCATCTTCAAGCTGAGGACGCACACCAGCCCTTCACGCAGATCATCACCGGTTACCCGATCTGGTCCACCCTTAGTAAATAGGCCCCGTTTGCGTTCACCCCAGGTATTGATCGTGCGGGTTAATGCTTTGCGGAATCCTTCTTCGTGTGCGCCACCATCAGGCGTGTTGACGATATTGACAAATGAACGGGTTTTCTCACTAACCCCGGCACTCAACCACGTAAAAACGAGTTCGCACGCAAGGTGATCACCCTCAAAGTCAGGCTCTTCACGTTTAATCACAATCGGGGTTTGGGTGATGGTCTCTTCTTCATTCACCAAATCGGCTAAGAATGCCTCCACCCCTCCGGGAAAGGTATAGGTCACCATCCATGGTTCTTCACCTCGGTTATCAGTAAGGTCAATCGTGAGCCCTGCATTCAGCATGGCCGTATCTCGTAGACGGCGTTCAATGCGGGCACGATCCCACGTCAGCGTGTCAAATATCTTGCCATCAGGCCAAAACGTAATGGTTGTGCCTGAAATCCCTCGCTTCGCCTTACCCGTCACAACAAGGGAGCTGGTGGGTACGCCATGGTCAAAGCTCATGTGATAGATCTTTGAAGCCCGGGTCACATCCACACTGAGTTTTGTTGATAGGGCATTCACGACACTGACTCCAACCCCGTGGAGGCCACCACTCACTTTGTACGTGGCATCATCAAATTTGCCTCCAGCGTGGAGTTTAGTCAGCACCATTTCAACGCCAGTCAGCCCGTTCTTTTTATTGACATCAACCGGAATGCCACGACCATCATCAGCAACCGTGATGGACCCATCGGCATTCATCGTGACGGCAATGGTTGAACAATGTCCTGCTAGGTGCTCATCGACACTGTTGTCAACAACTTCCCATATCAGATGGTGAAGACCAGTCGTATCGGTCGATCCGATGTACATCCCCGGACGTTGGCGAACGGGTTCAAGCCCTTCTAACTCATTCAGCGCGTTGGCGTTGTAGGCAGTCATAAGGGAGCCAGTATGACAGGCTTACCTCATCAAGCGAGCCAGCACAGACAAAAGTCGTTCGTTGAAGGGCGCCCCTTACGTGTGGGTAAGGAAGGCTTTGAGCTGGTCAAACCCTGGCCGAATATCGGCAACTGGCATCCACTCACCTGCTTGATGGGCTTGGTCACCGGGTGCTGGAGAAAAGTTCAGGGCAGGAACACCGATTGCATTGAACCGTGCTACATCAGTCCATGCTTGTTTGGGTGCCACATCCACGCCAAATGCATCAATTAATGCACTAACCATGGCATTGTTTCGTCGGGGAGGGCAGGGAAGAGCTCGGTCAACAATGGCGACAGATAACGGCTCATCCCCAGTCCAAAAGGCATTGATACGTTCAATGAACTGTGCTTCGGCTTCTTCGATTGTTTTATCCGGGGCAAAGCGATAGTTCACATTAACCACAAATGAACCTGGCACAATATTGCGGGCATTGTCGGTGTAGGCCTGCGTGGGAGTCATCACTTCTTTCCAGGTCAACCCGTCAATCGTAACCTCAACTAGGTCAACATCCTTCCATTTCGCCAACCACTCCCCCGCATGGGTCAAGGCGTTGTGCCCTTGCCATGGCCGCGCTGAATGAGCTTGGACACCTGGGAAGGTAACCAGTGCATGGAGAGCACCCATACAACCCAATTGCACCTGGCCATCGGTAGGTTCTCCAATAATGGCTAGCGCTGTATCAGCTAACCCTGGAACTGCATTGAGCACTTGAGCCAACTCATTCGCCTCAGCCGGACCCTCTTCACCAGCGTAAGCCACCAACACCATGCGATACGGGCCGTTCCGACAATCCTCGTCAATGAAAGCCTGCATGAGGACCCCAAGGCCAGCTTTCATATCACTGACACCCCGACCAACGATAACGGGCTGGCCATCACGCTCTTCGAGCCGTGCCAGACGATCGTGCTCCGTAGGTGGGACAACATCGGTATGGCCCACTAATGCAACAACCGGTCGGGGGTCGTCAAGGTCACCGGGAGGGCTCATCACAAGAGAATGCCCGACCCGCATTACCATGTCGCCTCGGCTAGCCGCCCATTGGGCGATCCAGTCCGCAATCAGCCCCTCATCACCTGTAACACAGGGCCGGATGAGGAGTTCACCAATTAAATCAATCAGATCATCCCCGGTTGAGGACCATTCGGTTACTGGTGCGGACAAGGATTCCATCTAGACCGAGACTCCAAAGTTACGAAGGGCATCGTTCAGACTTGTTTTTTCATCTGTTGCCGCTGACCGTTTCCCGATAATCAACGCGGCAGGTATACCAAAGTCGCCAGCAGGGTACGTTTTGGTTCGCATCCCTGGTATGACTACAGAACGTTCAGGTACCTCACCTTGGTACTCAACTGGTTCGTCACCCGTCACATCAATAATTTTGGTTGAGCCAGTGATCGTGACCCCAGCACCAAGTACCGCACCTTCACGGACACGCACCCCTTCGACCACGATGCATCGGCTTCCAATAAAGCAGTTGTCTTCAATGATGACTGGACGAGCCCCGGGAGGTTCGAGGACCCCACCGATACCAACGCCACCGGACAAATGCACATTGGATCCTATCTGAGCACAAGACCCCACCGTGGCCCAGGTATCAACCATTGTGCCCGTCCCAACATAGGCCCCGATATTCACGTAGGACGGCATGAGCACCGCCCCGGCTTCTATAAATGCCCCACGACGGACCGTTGCGGGGGGAACAACGCGCACCCCTGCTTGGGCATAGTGACGTTTCAAGGGCACTTTGTCGTGGTATTCAAATGGACCAAGCTCAATCGTTTCCATATCCCAAAACCCGAACGCCATGAGCACGGCTTGTTTAACCCAGGTATTCACCACCCATTGGTCACCGTCGCGTTGGGCGACACGGATTGATCCTGCGTCTAGGAGGTCGATCGTTTCGAGTACAGCCGTTTTAACGTCGTCGGTACGCTCGCCAGATTCCCATGCGGCACTGACGGTGGATTCGATTGCCTTTAAATCAGTCATAGCTCCATCCTGCATGTCTACTAGCGCTTTGCTTGTGGTTTTTAGGATTAACCCCCAGCCCACGGCGACGCATGGCATGAAAGGGCAATGGTCCACCTGACGAGCATAAATGCCTTTACGAGGGAATCTCACCCAATGTGATACCGGCTTCCCAAGTGGCACAGGCTGCTTCACAGCCAGGGACATCGGGAACAAGCGCAAGGCGAATATATCCCGATCCTGCCGACCCAAATGCAGATCCTGGACTCGCAATAATGCGTTTCGCAAGTAGGGCATCTGCATACGCACGATCATCACCGCCGGGCACCTTCACCCACTGGTAGAAGGTGGCCTGAGAGCCGCTGGTTTCTAGGCCAACCCGATCAAAAAATGCGCGCATGACCTGGCGTTTAGCCTCAAAAATCTCACGGCGTGCCGCCACATGGCTTTCATCTCCCCATGCGGTGATAGCTGCAGCTTGAATGAAGTCGGGGCTCGCAGTTCCGATATTGGGGCGCATTATGCCAAGCTTGGCAATAAGGCGTTCGTCACCAATCATCGCTCCTGAGCGGTACCCGGTCATACCTGAGCGCTTGGATAGTGAGAAGCACACAAGGAGTCCGGTCAAGTCACCATCAGCAGCTTGTAATAGGCTCACAGGAGGGGTGTCATGTGGCCGGTAAATATCGACATAGCACTCGTCACTGCCCAATACGAACCCATGGTTGCGAGCCGTCGCAATTTGTGTGCGGTAATAGTCAAGGTCCACCACTGCACCCGTTGGATTATGGGGGTAGTTCAACCACGCAATGAACGCTTGATCAAGACGACTGGGTGTGAGTGTGTCAAGCTCAAGTTTCCAGTCATTGTCTGGCACCAAGTCTACCGGGTCACTCGTGCCCCCAGCGAATAGAGCGCCACGTTCATACGGCTGATAGCCGGGTGCACCCCAAATAGCGGCATGTTTGCGCGCCCCAGGAGCGGTCAAGGCAAGTGGAGTGTGGAAGATACCTTCTTTTAGCCCACTGGTCGGTTGAATCTGGGTATCCGGATTGACCTCGACGCCAAAACGTTGCATTACCCACGTTGCAATGGCGGCGCGCAGGGCAGGCTGTCCAGTTGCGCTGGGGTATTGACTGGTGGGTGTAACGGCATCCTTCAGTGCATCACGAATACGTTGATCGGTTGGTTCAACCGGATCACCGATAGAAAAGTCATGGACAGGGCCATTGCCATCACGACGCAATGATCGTGCCTTATCAGCAAACGCCGTCAGTGGATATACGCCGAGACGGTCAAAGAGTGGATTCGTTGGTAGCTCCATACCTCTAGTCTCTCTGCTCACACCGAAGATGGCCAGATTAGGCTGCAGAAGGAAACCGATAATCGTTATCAGTTTACTGATAGGGCACGAAGACCATTGATTCCTGCCCACCTATACCTTCTCTTTAGTTACTTAGCGGTTTATTCACCAATCTTTTCCGTCTGGCAACTGTTGTTCGCCTTCTGAATCGTGTTTACTCAATGGACCACTGTTTTGGAGGTGCCAATTGAAACGTATATCCCAAGCCGTACCCGATGACCTTTTGGACTTGTATTTCGGCTCGCTGGGGAGCGTTGAATTACTGACCGCTGAGGATGAGTGTGCATTAGCCCAACAGATTGAGGCAGGAATCGAAGCAGCGCAGCGTCTTCAACAAGCAGCAGATGCGGGTGAAGTGTTAGCACCTACTGATATGAGACGGTTGGAACGCCTCGTTGAAAACGGTGATCGAGCATTTGATCACTTCGTTGCGGCAAATCTTCGACTGGTCGTGAGCGTAGCTGCCAAGTTCAGCCGTCGTTCTAGCCTGGATCTCTGCGAACTCATCCAAGAAGGCAATCTTGGTTTGATTCGGGCCGTAGAAAAATTTGATTGGCGTAAAGGCTTCAAGTTTTCTACCTACGCCACTTGGTGGATTCGCCAGGCCATTCAGCGTGGTGTAGCCAGCTCTGAACGTACGATCCGGTTACCCGTTGCCCTGCATGATGCCTTGATCAAGGTGCGTGCAGCACGTGCACGGTTAGAGGCATCAACTGGTGAAGAACCCACGATTGAGGAACTGGCTGAAGCCACCCACCTCACCGCACATCGCATCCGCCGGGCACTTGAAGCCGACAAGCGCATGACAAGCCTTGATCGCAAAGTCGGAACTGATGTTGACTCAAATGAAATGGGCGACTTCGTTGCAATCGCGCCTGATTCTCCGGCTGATACGGTCGTTGAAACAGAGTTCCATCGCACCGTATTGGCCCATGCACGTGAACACCTTGATGAACGGTCGTGGTATGTCATCACACGACGGTATGGACTCTTTGATACCGAGGTCATGACCCTTGATGCGCTTGGACAAGAACTCGGATTGAGTCGAGAGAGTGTACGTAAAATCGAGAGTCAAGCATTAAATCTCTTGCAGCGTGAACTCACCACCGTGTAGGCGCACGTCACCGATCAAGCAAGACAAGTTGTAACTGATTTGCTTACTGATCGTCCCGGTCAGCCTGTGTACCTGTACGGGCAATATTGACGTCCCACTTCTATACTCGCCAAGATGAATTGGTATGAGGTCCTCGGCGTGTCACCCGATGCCAGCCTCGTAGAAATTCGCCAGGCGCATCGCAGTATTGTGCGGGCCAGCCACCCCGATGTACTCGGCCATCGAGAGCATGAAGCCGAACTTCGTTTGGCTAATGCAGCCTGGGCGGTATTGAGCGATCCTCAACGACGGGCGTCCTTTGATTTAGCCCTGCAGCGTGGCATAGCGACCGCTGAGCCAGCGGATCCTAAACGCTTTGTCGTTTCAGATGATGATCTTATCCGAGTGATCACCCGCACTAAAGCCACGCAAGATCAGCGCACTAAAGAAATGGTCCGAATCGGAATCATCGGTGTTGTTATTTGCCTTGTATTGTTAATTTTCCTCAGCGGTATGGGTGCGACACCATAAAATACGCGCAATGAGCACCCTTATATTGATTCGTCATGGCCAGTCCGTTTGGAACCAAGAAAATCTGTTTACCGGTTGGGTAGACGTTGAACTATCCGATCAAGGCCGAGCAGAAGCTACCGCTGCTGGTGAGCGCTTGAAGGCCCTTGGATTACATGTAGATAAAGCCTTTACGTCTGGTCTTCGTCGTGCCCAAAATACCGGGCGACTCGTCCTTGAAGCAATGGGCCAAGGCGACCTTGACCAAGAAGTTGCTTGGCAATTAAACGAACGGTATTACGGTGCCCTGGCTGGCCGGAATAAGAAGCAAACTGCAGAAGAGTTTGGCGAAGAACAGGTCCATATTTGGCGCCGCTCCTTCGATGTTCGTCCTCCGGCTGGCGAGAGCTTAAAAGACACGTTGGACCGTGTTCTCCCGTTCTTCAACGATCACATCATTCCTGCAACGAAAACATTTGATACCGTGCTGGTAAGTGCCCACGGCAACTCACTGCGTGCCATTGTCAAAGAACTTGATGGCATTAGTGACGACGATATTCCGGGTATGGAAATTGCGACTGGCGTTCCCCTCATTTACACGATGGAAGACGGAAAACCAACAAAGAAAGAAATCTGCGAAGCCTAATACCGTCTCGACTCTCCTATGCTGCCGCCTCACTGAAGGCGGCAGTTTGCTATGTTCCCCGTTTTTTGTCATCTCAAAGACGGTTTTATGACAAGCAAAATGGTCTTTTGGCTCCCAAGTTGAGTATCTTACGATGTTCCGGTTAATCAGGTTCTTGTCTCACAGTGAATGGAGTTCTATGACATTGCCGAATTCTCCAGAACACGCGTTTCTAGATCTTGGGTCAGAAACCCTTGAGATTCCTTTCGTCCCCGCAAGTGAGGGTGGTGCTGGCCTCGCGATCAACCATTTGCGCCCAAAAACTGGGTATGTTGTCTATGATCCAGGGTTCTCGTCAGTAGCACCATGTAAGTCCTCAATCACCTACCTCGATGGTGAAAATGGGATTCTTCGTTATCGCGGGTACCCAATTGAGCAAATTGCTGAACATCTGTCGTTCATGGAAGTCAGCTACCTCTTTATCCACGATGCCTTACCGACTAAAGAACAGTTAGATGTGTTCACGAATATGGTTCGTGACAACATGATGCTGCCTGAGAATATGCGAAAGTTCTTTGATGCGATTCCAAAGAACGCACCACCAATGGCTATTCTCTCCTCTGGGATTGAAATGATGACAGCCTATCGGCGCCGTGAGAAAGAGCCGATAGACGATCCTGACTTCATTCCCTCTGCGGTGTATCGGCTCTTAGCCGAGGCCCCCACCATTGCGGCTTGGTCGCATAAGACATCAGTTGATGAGCCTCTCGTTTACCCTGATGGGCGACTTGACTATGCCTCCAATATTTTGCATATGTTGACCTGGACTCCAATTAATAACTATGAAGTAGACCCCGTGATGGCTAGGGCATTAGATGTGCTATTGATTTTGCACGGTGACCATGAACAAAACTGTTCAACATCAACCGTTCGCATGGTCGCAAGTTCTCGTGCTGATTTGCATGCCTGTATTTCTAGTGGAATCAACTCACTCTGGGGCAGTTTGCACGGAGGGGCTAATCAAGCCGTCATTGAGATGCTCCAAACGATTTTGGATAACGATCGCGATATCGGGCGGGTTCTTTCACGTGCACGAGATCGCAACGATCCGTTCCGGTTAATGGGGTTTGGGCACCGGGTCTATAAAACCTATGACCCCCGTGCACGAATCATCAAACAAGCTGCCCATGATGTCTTGGCCACGTATATGCCAAATGATCCATTGTTAGAACTTGCGATGGAGTTAGAAGAAGCAGCACTACAAGACGATTACTTCCAATCACACAACCTCTACCCCAACGTTGATTTCTATTCCGGGCTGATCTATCGCGCGATGGGGCTACCAGCCAAAATGTTTACCGTAATGTTCGCTATTGGTCGTCTCCCTGGGTGGATTGCTCAGTGGCGAGAAGCAAACTTAGACCCGGAATCTCGAATTGTTCGTCCCCGTCAGGTCTATGTTGGACCGGCTAAACGAGACATCATTCCAATTGAGGAGCGCGGATAATTACAAATCGGGGTACTTCCCTGAGAGAAAAACCTGCACTATTTTGAAAATAGTGCAGGTTTCTCTGTATCATCAATCTGTAACGAGTGACAGGTATTCAGCGAACTGAAGCATCAATAACCGTGCTCCCCTTGTCCGTCCGGTCAGGAATAAACGATTGAGCTATCAGGGTGTGTCCCTCATGCTTGTCGACGATGATTGTTCATTCTCTGTCCTCAAAGACGTTTTCAACCGCTGCAGTACTTTCTGCGCTCGCATTGAGCACGGCACCCTTGCACGCAGATGCACAAGAAACGATTTCTCGTGTCTCTGGCCCTGGGCGCATTGATACGGCTGCCGCAGCCGGATTGCACCAACGCGATTCAGCATCAACGGTCATTATTGCAACAGCAAATGATTGGCCAGATGCCATTGCCTCCACGGTTCTTGCAAACGATAAGGATGCACCACTGTTATTAACAGAGCAGCATCAATTGCCGAGTGCAACGGTGAATGCAATCCGCAAGTTAAAGCCGTCTCGGGCCATTGTCCTTGGTGGAAAAGCAGCAGTCAGTGACAAGGTCATCAGTCAGCTCAAAGGCATGAAATTACCAGTTGAGCGTATTTCTGGTGCGAATCGTGTTGAAACTGCTGCCAAGGTTGCCCGTGAAGCCGGACCTGCCGATTCTGGTCAGGTGGTTATTACCGCTGGTTGGGGCGACAATGCCTGGAGCAATGCAATCGCAGCATCTGCATTAGGTGCATCAGATAATGAAGTACCCACACTGCTTGTCAATAAAGATGAGGTACCTGCGGCAAGTGCCGAAGCAATCAAGGCACTCAAGCCAAGCACTGCGGTCGTCGTTGGCAATAAGAACTCAGTCAGTGATGCCGTCATGGACCAGTTGAAGGCGATGGGGTTGCGGACAACCCGCGTGAGTGGCAACAGCCAATATGACATCAGTGCGAAGATTCTTACCCAAAACTGGGATGCCTTTAAGTCCACCACAAAGGTTGTCTTTGCGAGTGGTGAGAGTTTTGCTGATGGCCTCGCCGCTGGTGCATTAGCAGCCCACATTGATGCGCCGATGATGACCGTACCCAAGGACAAACTTGGCTCGGTCAGTGCCGGTCTCTTGCGCAACTGGAACTCCCCAATTCAAAGTGGCGTGATTGTTGGCGGTACGGCGGCCACAAGTGCAACCGTTGAGGCTGATATTAAAGAGATTTTGAATCAGGGCGTCACCACAGGCGAACAATCCCAGGCGACGATTTCTGACGAAGAGTATGAGGCCATGCTCGCCGAGATCGATGTCATTCAAGCTCCCTCAGCCAAGCCAACGGCCAAACCAACACCCACGGAAGCACCTGCGGCAGAGCAGGACAAACCTTCTTCAGACAATGGTCAAGTATTGTCAGTCGAATACGGTAAGGCCAGCTATTACACCGATACCCGTGTCGCTGCACCTGGTGAAAGGTTTGATGGAACGGCGTTAGCCGCTGCCCATAAGACACTGCCATTTGGTTCCCTCGTTCGCGTGATCAACGAGAAGAACGGCAAAGAGGTCATTGTCAAGATCAATGACCGCGGTCCATATATCAAGGGCCGTGTTATTGACTTGACCCACGCTGCCGCCAAGGAAATTGACATGATGAAGGCCGGCGTTGTTCCGGTGAAACTTGAAGTTATTCGATTGGGATACTAAGTAGTACCTACACCGAGTACAAAATGGGAAACAGCCCTTCGGGGCTGTTTCCCATTTTTCCGTTTATCACGGCTCGTCGGGCCGGCATCTATTCGACAACATGTTGATATTGGTCTGATGACATCGGACCATGCTGCGACCGAATGCAATGAGAATTGATCATCACTCAGCATTTCGTCACTGAGATACACCGTTTTCTACAGATTTCTCTATTTATTTTTAGTTGATGACACAACTATTTGAGACTGGCTCATTACTATTCTCCCTGTTCACAGCCATTTCACTCCTACGATATAGGAAGTAATACAGAGAAGATACGTATAGTACGTACTCATTAGGCGGATTGTTCATCCCAATGGTCTATTTGGATTCGTCAGATTTCTGGCGAAGACATGACCATGCACAAGAACAACACCACCACCGTCGAAGAACTCATCACCGCGAACCTGCCATTGGTTCAATACGGTGTCAGCGAAATTGCAGCAAGACTGCCTCGCCACGTCCACCGTGATGACCTCGTAAGCGCCGCGATGTTGGGGCTGACCCAAGCAGCCAAGTCCTGGAATAGTGACAAGGGCGTAGAGTTCCCAAAGTTCGCAATCATCCGCATCCGCGGTGCACTGCTTGATGAACTCCGCTCTCGTGACTGGGCTAGCCGTTCCGTTCGCCGCCAGGCTCGTGAAATGCAGGCCGCAACAGAAGCCTTCACTAGCCGCGAAGGCCGCACACCCTCAATGAGCGAGACGGCCAAAGAAATGGGTACCAGCGTCAAGCAGGTTGAGAACCTCGTTCACGATGTTCACCGCGGTACCGTTTTGAACTACGACGCAATGGTCGGTGAAGGCGATGCTGCGAACTTACTTCCTTCCGCCGAAGCCACTCCAGAAGAAGCCATCTTGAGCAATGAGCGTCGTGCCTACTTGGCTGATGCCGTGATGGCCCTTCCAGAACGTCTACGCCATGTGATCAT
The sequence above is drawn from the Stomatohabitans albus genome and encodes:
- a CDS encoding J domain-containing protein codes for the protein MNWYEVLGVSPDASLVEIRQAHRSIVRASHPDVLGHREHEAELRLANAAWAVLSDPQRRASFDLALQRGIATAEPADPKRFVVSDDDLIRVITRTKATQDQRTKEMVRIGIIGVVICLVLLIFLSGMGATP
- a CDS encoding sigma-70 family RNA polymerase sigma factor — its product is MTMHKNNTTTVEELITANLPLVQYGVSEIAARLPRHVHRDDLVSAAMLGLTQAAKSWNSDKGVEFPKFAIIRIRGALLDELRSRDWASRSVRRQAREMQAATEAFTSREGRTPSMSETAKEMGTSVKQVENLVHDVHRGTVLNYDAMVGEGDAANLLPSAEATPEEAILSNERRAYLADAVMALPERLRHVIIGYFFEGRQMIDIAEELGVTESRISQMRSEAFALIRMGMERAMDDSEDGPEPLPQDRQFKKKSAYVAAVTEGSTARERMGADRGRVHARAKAAFAAA
- a CDS encoding 2,3-bisphosphoglycerate-dependent phosphoglycerate mutase, producing MSTLILIRHGQSVWNQENLFTGWVDVELSDQGRAEATAAGERLKALGLHVDKAFTSGLRRAQNTGRLVLEAMGQGDLDQEVAWQLNERYYGALAGRNKKQTAEEFGEEQVHIWRRSFDVRPPAGESLKDTLDRVLPFFNDHIIPATKTFDTVLVSAHGNSLRAIVKELDGISDDDIPGMEIATGVPLIYTMEDGKPTKKEICEA
- a CDS encoding septal ring lytic transglycosylase RlpA family protein; translation: MIVHSLSSKTFSTAAVLSALALSTAPLHADAQETISRVSGPGRIDTAAAAGLHQRDSASTVIIATANDWPDAIASTVLANDKDAPLLLTEQHQLPSATVNAIRKLKPSRAIVLGGKAAVSDKVISQLKGMKLPVERISGANRVETAAKVAREAGPADSGQVVITAGWGDNAWSNAIAASALGASDNEVPTLLVNKDEVPAASAEAIKALKPSTAVVVGNKNSVSDAVMDQLKAMGLRTTRVSGNSQYDISAKILTQNWDAFKSTTKVVFASGESFADGLAAGALAAHIDAPMMTVPKDKLGSVSAGLLRNWNSPIQSGVIVGGTAATSATVEADIKEILNQGVTTGEQSQATISDEEYEAMLAEIDVIQAPSAKPTAKPTPTEAPAAEQDKPSSDNGQVLSVEYGKASYYTDTRVAAPGERFDGTALAAAHKTLPFGSLVRVINEKNGKEVIVKINDRGPYIKGRVIDLTHAAAKEIDMMKAGVVPVKLEVIRLGY
- a CDS encoding citrate synthase, with product MTLPNSPEHAFLDLGSETLEIPFVPASEGGAGLAINHLRPKTGYVVYDPGFSSVAPCKSSITYLDGENGILRYRGYPIEQIAEHLSFMEVSYLFIHDALPTKEQLDVFTNMVRDNMMLPENMRKFFDAIPKNAPPMAILSSGIEMMTAYRRREKEPIDDPDFIPSAVYRLLAEAPTIAAWSHKTSVDEPLVYPDGRLDYASNILHMLTWTPINNYEVDPVMARALDVLLILHGDHEQNCSTSTVRMVASSRADLHACISSGINSLWGSLHGGANQAVIEMLQTILDNDRDIGRVLSRARDRNDPFRLMGFGHRVYKTYDPRARIIKQAAHDVLATYMPNDPLLELAMELEEAALQDDYFQSHNLYPNVDFYSGLIYRAMGLPAKMFTVMFAIGRLPGWIAQWREANLDPESRIVRPRQVYVGPAKRDIIPIEERG
- a CDS encoding sigma-70 family RNA polymerase sigma factor — encoded protein: MKRISQAVPDDLLDLYFGSLGSVELLTAEDECALAQQIEAGIEAAQRLQQAADAGEVLAPTDMRRLERLVENGDRAFDHFVAANLRLVVSVAAKFSRRSSLDLCELIQEGNLGLIRAVEKFDWRKGFKFSTYATWWIRQAIQRGVASSERTIRLPVALHDALIKVRAARARLEASTGEEPTIEELAEATHLTAHRIRRALEADKRMTSLDRKVGTDVDSNEMGDFVAIAPDSPADTVVETEFHRTVLAHAREHLDERSWYVITRRYGLFDTEVMTLDALGQELGLSRESVRKIESQALNLLQRELTTV